One window from the genome of Paraclostridium sordellii encodes:
- a CDS encoding glycosyltransferase family 2 protein, whose protein sequence is MNPYVSIIIPAYNEEARIKDTLLGIVGISEINEIIVVDDGSSDNTEQIAKSITNDKIKFFRLDRNRGKGYALNYGLKIAMENANVIGFLDGDLGSSSSEIIKLIKPVLNNEVDVTIAKFPPAKKKGGMGFVKRLAKDSVFEMTGVELDATISGQRIFKREVLEKFDEIPYGYGVEVGMTIDILKHGFTIKEVLVNMTHNETGRDLKGFIHRGKQFYHIKKIANKKRKEWR, encoded by the coding sequence ATGAATCCTTATGTTAGTATAATAATACCTGCATATAATGAAGAAGCTAGAATAAAAGATACACTTCTAGGTATAGTAGGTATTAGCGAAATTAATGAAATAATAGTTGTAGATGATGGGTCAAGTGATAATACTGAACAAATTGCAAAATCTATAACAAATGATAAAATTAAATTTTTTAGATTAGATAGAAATAGAGGTAAAGGATATGCATTGAACTATGGTTTAAAAATAGCTATGGAAAATGCTAATGTTATAGGTTTTTTAGATGGAGACTTGGGAAGTTCTTCAAGTGAAATTATAAAACTTATAAAACCTGTACTAAATAATGAAGTAGATGTGACAATAGCTAAATTCCCTCCAGCAAAGAAAAAAGGTGGAATGGGATTTGTAAAAAGATTAGCAAAAGACTCTGTTTTTGAAATGACAGGTGTAGAACTAGATGCAACAATATCAGGTCAGAGAATATTCAAAAGAGAAGTGTTAGAGAAGTTTGATGAAATACCTTATGGGTATGGAGTAGAAGTTGGTATGACAATAGATATTCTTAAACATGGATTTACAATAAAAGAAGTATTAGTAAATATGACCCACAATGAAACTGGAAGAGATTTAAAAGGTTTTATACACAGAGGCAAGCAATTTTATCATATTAAAAAAATTGCTAATAAGAAAAGAAAAGAATGGAGGTAG
- the spo0A gene encoding sporulation transcription factor Spo0A, with the protein MGGNLMNEKIKIVLADDNRDFCQVLREYLSNEDDIEILGIAKDGIEALDLVSRTQPDVLVLDVIMPHLDGLGVIEKLNSMNLAKMPKIIVLSAVGQDKITQSAINLGADYYIVKPFDFVIFINRIRGLVSNKNTVVESKSRGSMDIKMTKTDFVKNVGNIETEITNIIHEIGVPAHIKGYLYLREAIKMVIDNVELLGAVTKELYPSIAKKFNTTPSRVERAIRHAIEVAWSRGKVDTINQLFGYTVHNTKGKPTNSEFIAMIADKLRLEHSMVK; encoded by the coding sequence ATGGGGGGAAATTTAATGAACGAAAAAATAAAAATAGTTTTAGCTGATGATAACAGGGATTTTTGTCAAGTGTTAAGAGAATATCTATCGAATGAGGACGATATAGAAATATTAGGAATTGCTAAGGATGGAATAGAAGCATTAGATTTAGTGTCTAGAACACAACCAGATGTATTAGTTTTAGATGTTATTATGCCACATCTTGATGGGTTAGGGGTAATAGAAAAGTTAAACTCTATGAATCTAGCAAAAATGCCAAAAATAATAGTTTTATCTGCTGTAGGTCAAGATAAAATAACTCAAAGTGCAATAAACTTAGGTGCTGATTATTATATCGTTAAACCTTTTGATTTTGTTATATTTATAAATAGAATAAGAGGTTTAGTTTCAAATAAAAATACAGTTGTTGAGTCAAAATCTAGGGGTAGTATGGATATAAAAATGACTAAGACTGATTTCGTTAAAAATGTGGGTAATATAGAAACAGAAATAACTAACATAATACATGAAATAGGGGTTCCAGCACATATTAAAGGCTATTTATATTTAAGAGAAGCGATAAAAATGGTTATTGATAATGTAGAGTTATTAGGAGCTGTTACAAAAGAGTTATATCCAAGTATAGCTAAGAAATTTAACACAACTCCAAGTAGAGTTGAAAGAGCAATAAGACATGCTATAGAAGTAGCTTGGAGTAGAGGTAAAGTAGATACTATAAATCAATTGTTTGGGTACACAGTTCATAATACTAAAGGAAAACCAACAAACTCAGAATTTATTGCAATGATAGCAGATAAATTAAGATTAGAACATAGTATGGTAAAATAG
- a CDS encoding TlyA family RNA methyltransferase has product MKKRIDILLVEQGFFDSRERAKKAIMAGLVFVDNQRCDKAGFEVKEDSKIEVKGNPIPYVSRGGLKLEKAMKNFDISLENKICLDIGASTGGFTDCMLQNGAIKVFSIDVGYGQLAWKLRQDERVVCMERTNIRHVTIEDTKEFGQFASIDVSFISLKLVLPKAKELLESSGQIVALIKPQFEAGREKVGKKGVVREKSTHIEVIEKISDFAVEAGFEILGLDYSPIKGPEGNIEYLIHLKNSNDGYEFNKEEFKQVINRVVDNSHNLM; this is encoded by the coding sequence ATGAAAAAAAGAATAGACATATTACTTGTAGAGCAAGGATTTTTTGACAGTAGAGAAAGAGCAAAAAAAGCAATAATGGCTGGATTGGTTTTCGTAGATAACCAAAGATGTGACAAGGCTGGTTTTGAGGTTAAAGAAGATAGTAAAATAGAGGTAAAAGGAAATCCAATACCATACGTTAGTAGAGGCGGATTAAAGCTAGAAAAAGCTATGAAAAATTTTGATATATCTTTAGAGAACAAGATATGTTTAGATATAGGAGCCTCAACTGGAGGATTTACAGATTGCATGCTTCAAAATGGTGCGATTAAAGTCTTTTCAATTGATGTTGGATATGGACAATTAGCATGGAAACTTAGACAAGATGAAAGAGTTGTATGTATGGAAAGAACTAATATAAGACATGTAACTATAGAAGATACTAAAGAATTTGGACAATTTGCATCTATTGATGTATCTTTTATATCACTTAAATTAGTTTTACCAAAAGCTAAAGAACTTTTAGAATCTAGTGGACAGATAGTAGCTTTAATAAAACCTCAATTTGAAGCGGGAAGAGAAAAAGTAGGTAAAAAAGGTGTAGTTAGAGAAAAGTCTACACATATAGAGGTTATAGAAAAAATATCTGATTTTGCTGTAGAGGCAGGATTTGAAATACTTGGACTTGACTATTCTCCTATTAAAGGACCAGAAGGAAATATTGAATATTTAATTCACTTAAAAAATTCAAATGATGGATATGAGTTTAATAAAGAAGAGTTTAAACAAGTGATAAATAGAGTTGTAGATAATTCTCATAATTTAATGTAG
- a CDS encoding glycosyl transferase, with amino-acid sequence MNSKIIYIIMLLVGMLVTYVVMPFFRNMLIDSNVIRPNYKKDMIPVSMGLVFLPTIVINAIILIYFTKNFNDLVYVFLYIFGLMSMCLVGILDDIIGNRDVSGLKGHFKSLLKGTLTTGGFKALFGGFVGLTISVAISKDIVDIVINTLIIALSTNLMNLLDLRPGRAIKVYLLIAIILLLTLSGYPKGLLFILLPSVLIYFRDDLKAKAMMGDTGSNVLGISIGILVAIGYTQPIRLGWLAFLVFIHILTEKYSLTKIIENNKVLNFIDRLGR; translated from the coding sequence TTGAATTCAAAGATAATATATATAATAATGCTACTGGTTGGTATGTTAGTTACATACGTTGTTATGCCATTTTTTAGAAATATGTTAATAGACAGCAATGTCATAAGACCAAATTACAAAAAAGATATGATTCCTGTAAGTATGGGACTGGTATTTTTGCCAACAATAGTTATAAATGCCATAATATTAATATATTTCACCAAGAATTTTAATGATTTAGTATATGTGTTTTTATACATATTTGGATTAATGTCTATGTGTCTAGTTGGTATACTAGATGACATTATCGGAAATAGGGATGTAAGCGGCTTAAAAGGACACTTTAAAAGCTTACTTAAAGGAACACTAACTACAGGTGGATTTAAAGCTTTATTTGGAGGATTTGTAGGGTTAACAATATCAGTAGCTATATCTAAAGATATTGTAGACATAGTAATAAATACTTTAATAATAGCATTATCTACAAACTTAATGAATTTATTAGATTTAAGACCAGGAAGGGCTATAAAAGTATATTTACTTATAGCAATTATTTTACTTTTAACATTATCAGGGTATCCTAAAGGATTACTATTTATTTTATTACCAAGTGTATTAATATACTTTAGAGACGATTTAAAGGCAAAAGCTATGATGGGAGATACAGGATCTAATGTGTTAGGTATTTCAATAGGTATTTTAGTAGCTATAGGATATACTCAACCTATAAGATTAGGTTGGTTAGCATTTTTGGTATTTATACATATACTAACTGAAAAATATTCTTTAACAAAAATAATAGAAAATAATAAGGTTCTAAACTTTATTGACAGATTAGGAAGGTAA
- the recN gene encoding DNA repair protein RecN: MKNCALIDELRLNLDKNLNILTGETGSGKSIIIGALGLCLGGKYDRSFLRKGTNKGLVEALFDVNNSKLKVKLLENGIDIDEDSQIIISREIFDDGKSISRINGRNVKVSFLKEISTYLIDIHGQHQNQVLFNKDTHIDFLDLFGEEKLYNSKIDYENIYHEYNEVKKALNILTENKDDMQIQREIDLIQFQINEIESANLNSNEYEDLLKQREVYRNGEKIYKNLNNAYINLYDGSINSVDLISKSLGDLGSISQYDDKLSEYNETIERIMYELQDISRDIRGYKESIDFSPYELEQIEQRVDEINTLRRKYGDTIEEILEYKEKVANRLDEILNRDEKVEELKSKLKSIEVMLKVKADKLTEDRKLIAKDLQEKLLYELKSLNMKNVVFEVSFDEISFNSKGQDDIEFMISFNLGEDIKPIYKVASGGEMSRFMLAFKTILADIDEIDTLVFDEIDTGISGIAAQIVGEKLSVIAKKKQILCITHLPQIAANADTHYCIEKKTSTDRTFTVISKLNDEERKDEIARLIAGSNITEKTMEHASEIIELAKKVPN, from the coding sequence ATGAAAAACTGTGCCTTAATAGATGAATTAAGGTTAAATTTAGATAAAAACTTAAACATATTAACTGGAGAAACTGGGTCAGGTAAGTCGATTATTATAGGAGCGCTTGGGTTATGTTTAGGCGGTAAATATGACAGATCTTTTCTGAGAAAAGGAACAAATAAAGGTTTAGTAGAAGCCTTATTTGATGTAAATAATTCAAAATTAAAGGTGAAGTTATTAGAAAATGGCATAGATATAGATGAAGATAGTCAAATAATAATAAGCAGAGAAATTTTTGATGATGGAAAGAGTATATCTAGAATAAATGGAAGAAATGTAAAGGTATCTTTTTTAAAAGAAATATCAACTTATTTAATAGATATACATGGACAACACCAAAATCAAGTTTTATTTAATAAAGATACACATATAGATTTTTTAGATTTATTTGGAGAGGAAAAACTATATAATTCTAAAATCGATTATGAAAATATTTATCATGAATACAATGAAGTAAAAAAAGCATTAAATATATTAACTGAAAATAAAGATGATATGCAAATTCAAAGAGAAATAGATTTAATTCAGTTTCAAATAAATGAAATAGAATCTGCAAATTTAAATTCTAATGAATATGAAGACTTATTAAAACAAAGAGAAGTATATAGAAATGGAGAAAAAATATACAAAAACCTAAATAATGCATATATAAATTTATATGATGGAAGCATAAACTCTGTTGACCTTATTTCTAAATCTTTAGGAGATTTAGGATCAATATCTCAATATGATGACAAACTGAGTGAGTACAATGAAACTATAGAAAGAATAATGTATGAATTGCAAGATATATCTAGGGATATAAGAGGATATAAAGAAAGTATAGATTTTTCTCCATATGAGTTGGAACAAATAGAACAAAGAGTTGATGAAATTAATACTCTAAGAAGAAAATATGGCGATACAATAGAAGAAATTTTAGAGTATAAAGAGAAAGTTGCAAATAGATTAGATGAGATTTTAAATAGAGATGAAAAAGTTGAAGAATTAAAATCTAAATTGAAAAGCATAGAAGTTATGCTAAAAGTTAAGGCGGATAAATTAACTGAAGATAGAAAGCTTATAGCAAAAGATCTTCAAGAAAAATTATTATATGAACTTAAAAGCTTAAATATGAAAAATGTTGTATTTGAGGTTTCATTTGATGAGATATCATTTAATTCAAAAGGACAAGACGACATTGAATTTATGATATCATTTAACTTAGGTGAGGATATAAAGCCAATTTACAAAGTTGCATCAGGCGGAGAAATGTCTAGATTTATGCTTGCTTTTAAAACGATATTAGCAGATATAGATGAAATAGATACTTTAGTTTTTGATGAGATAGATACTGGAATAAGTGGAATAGCTGCACAAATTGTAGGCGAGAAGTTATCTGTTATAGCAAAGAAAAAACAAATTCTTTGTATAACTCATTTACCTCAAATAGCAGCTAATGCAGATACTCACTATTGTATAGAGAAAAAAACATCTACAGATAGAACATTTACAGTAATTAGTAAGTTAAATGATGAAGAAAGAAAAGATGAAATAGCTAGATTAATAGCAGGAAGCAATATAACTGAAAAAACTATGGAACATGCAAGTGAAATAATAGAATTGGCAAAGAAGGTACCTAATTAG
- a CDS encoding copper transporter, translated as MHINMKYYIVTIGAIFIALGIGMLVGFNLNYDQELSKQQASIINDLDNKFEEIKNTNNDLEKKLDTKNEEYNKLVEYVNDNYVKLIKDELQDKNIGIITTTENYDYIQDVSNTITDANGSIAFNIVIKDNINNKDKIKELSSITNSSLKTSKDVISYMVDCLKEENAISKLQALEKLDMIKINSISENYIDYTQVVLASGNTNDSSNKYESIDKNLINKFKGQDKYIVMTQKSDVKFSDIEKYKKDKVPTINNSEQGLGKIALVYSLRDSVDKGNFGAGEKVDSVIPFK; from the coding sequence ATGCATATAAATATGAAGTACTATATAGTAACCATTGGAGCTATATTTATTGCATTAGGAATAGGTATGTTAGTTGGTTTTAATTTAAATTATGACCAAGAACTTAGTAAGCAACAAGCTTCGATAATTAATGATTTAGATAATAAGTTTGAAGAGATTAAAAATACTAATAACGATTTAGAAAAGAAATTAGATACAAAAAATGAAGAATATAATAAATTAGTGGAATATGTAAATGACAATTATGTAAAATTAATAAAAGATGAGTTGCAAGATAAAAATATAGGAATAATTACTACTACAGAAAACTATGATTATATACAAGATGTATCTAATACTATAACAGATGCTAATGGTTCAATAGCATTTAATATTGTAATAAAAGATAATATAAATAATAAAGATAAAATAAAAGAACTTTCAAGTATAACTAATTCAAGCTTAAAAACTAGTAAAGACGTAATAAGTTATATGGTAGACTGTTTAAAAGAAGAAAATGCTATTTCTAAATTACAAGCACTTGAAAAATTAGATATGATAAAAATCAATTCTATATCAGAAAACTATATAGATTACACTCAAGTCGTTTTAGCTTCTGGAAATACTAATGACTCTTCGAATAAATATGAAAGTATTGATAAAAACTTAATTAATAAGTTCAAAGGTCAAGATAAATACATAGTAATGACTCAAAAAAGCGATGTTAAATTCTCAGATATTGAAAAATATAAAAAAGATAAAGTACCAACTATAAATAATTCAGAACAAGGATTAGGGAAAATAGCACTAGTTTATTCTCTTAGAGATTCTGTAGATAAAGGTAACTTTGGTGCTGGAGAAAAAGTTGACTCTGTGATACCATTTAAGTAA
- the steA gene encoding putative cytokinetic ring protein SteA encodes MRVEAPIKVDRKTKRLAKRLTGGEIAVINHKDIDEVAANSLVEGKIKLVINASQSISGRYPNKGPGILVDKNILIVDNIGEGLFNDLEEGQVIEVVDGKIYRDGKLLGQGEILDKNAVDNKIKLAYENLSVELDRFIDNTIDYAKKEKGFILGEVEIPKVNTDYKNRHVLIVVRGQDYKQDLSTIISYIEEMKPILVGVDGGADALLEFGYTPDVIVGDMDSVSDEALKKAKEIVVHAYTDGRAPGLKRVQDLGLDAIVFPAPGTSEDIAMLTAYEYKAELIVAVGTHSNMIDFLEKGRPGMASTFLVRLKIGSKLIDAKGVNLLYRSKLKLKYIWALIATALFPVFILASFSPSVQQFMHLMQLKIRLLLQM; translated from the coding sequence ATGAGAGTCGAAGCCCCTATTAAGGTAGACAGAAAAACTAAAAGGCTTGCAAAGCGACTTACTGGCGGAGAAATAGCGGTCATAAATCATAAAGATATAGATGAAGTTGCTGCAAATTCATTAGTAGAGGGAAAGATAAAACTCGTTATAAATGCATCTCAGTCTATAAGTGGAAGATATCCGAATAAAGGCCCGGGGATACTTGTAGATAAAAATATACTTATTGTAGATAATATAGGAGAAGGATTATTTAACGATTTAGAAGAAGGCCAAGTTATAGAAGTTGTAGATGGTAAAATTTACAGAGATGGAAAGCTTCTAGGACAAGGAGAAATATTAGATAAAAATGCTGTAGATAACAAGATTAAATTAGCATATGAAAACTTATCTGTAGAGTTAGACAGATTTATAGATAATACAATAGATTATGCTAAAAAAGAAAAAGGTTTTATTCTTGGTGAAGTAGAAATACCAAAAGTAAACACTGATTATAAAAATAGACATGTACTAATTGTCGTAAGAGGGCAAGACTACAAACAAGATTTAAGCACTATAATATCATATATAGAAGAAATGAAACCTATATTGGTAGGAGTAGATGGTGGAGCTGATGCTCTTTTAGAGTTTGGATATACACCTGATGTAATTGTTGGAGATATGGATAGTGTAAGTGATGAAGCTTTAAAGAAGGCTAAAGAAATAGTTGTACATGCGTATACAGATGGAAGAGCTCCAGGATTAAAGAGGGTACAGGATTTAGGGTTAGATGCCATAGTTTTTCCAGCACCAGGTACAAGCGAAGATATAGCCATGCTTACAGCTTACGAATATAAGGCTGAATTAATAGTAGCTGTAGGTACCCACTCAAATATGATAGACTTTCTTGAAAAAGGTAGACCAGGAATGGCAAGTACATTCTTAGTCAGATTAAAAATAGGATCAAAACTTATAGATGCAAAAGGTGTAAACTTACTTTATAGAAGCAAATTAAAATTAAAGTATATATGGGCATTAATAGCTACTGCATTATTCCCTGTTTTCATACTTGCTTCGTTTTCACCAAGTGTTCAACAATTTATGCATCTTATGCAATTAAAAATTAGATTATTATTACAGATGTAA
- a CDS encoding CCA tRNA nucleotidyltransferase, with product MKIKIPKDVEELIEEIYNNGYEAFIVGGCVRDSVIGLVPNDYDITTNANPNEIIDIFKNYKVIETGIKHGTVTIIKNKSEYEITTYRIDGEYKDNRRPDKVEFTSNIKKDLERRDFTINAMAYNSKVGLVDEFEGIRDINKKLIKTVGSPEKRFKEDGLRIIRAVRFSAKLAFEIEKNTMEAIYKNINLISSVSYERIQEEINKILLSDNPEKIYILYDAGIFDVLDLDDIKIEENKLNKIKVSHKDLILRLSIFAYLMGDTYKGKQFLKLLKYSNNIRIQCEKIIENIDIDLKKSKKDVKKYLNKFGKINFMYILKINEILNGNDNTKIYEIIEEVEKNNECYELKSLSVNGNDLKALGYKGKDIGIKLNALLELVIEDSELNDKLKLIEMLNDTPI from the coding sequence ATGAAAATTAAAATACCAAAAGATGTAGAAGAATTAATAGAAGAAATTTACAATAATGGATATGAAGCATTTATAGTTGGAGGATGTGTTAGAGATTCTGTAATAGGATTAGTTCCAAATGATTATGATATTACAACTAATGCAAATCCAAATGAAATCATAGATATATTTAAAAACTATAAAGTGATAGAAACTGGAATTAAACATGGAACTGTTACAATTATAAAAAATAAGTCTGAATATGAAATTACTACATATAGGATTGATGGAGAATATAAAGATAATAGAAGACCTGATAAGGTAGAGTTTACAAGTAATATAAAAAAAGACCTAGAGAGAAGAGACTTTACTATAAATGCAATGGCATATAATTCTAAAGTAGGATTAGTGGATGAATTTGAAGGAATACGAGATATAAACAAGAAATTAATAAAGACAGTAGGAAGTCCTGAGAAGAGATTTAAAGAAGATGGGCTTAGAATTATAAGAGCTGTAAGGTTTAGTGCAAAACTAGCATTTGAAATAGAGAAAAATACTATGGAGGCTATTTATAAAAATATAAATTTAATTTCTAGTGTAAGCTATGAAAGGATTCAAGAAGAAATTAACAAAATATTGTTAAGTGATAATCCAGAGAAGATATATATACTATATGATGCAGGAATATTTGATGTATTAGATCTTGATGATATCAAAATAGAAGAAAATAAACTTAATAAGATTAAAGTTTCTCATAAGGACTTAATCTTAAGATTAAGTATATTTGCATATTTAATGGGAGACACATATAAAGGTAAGCAATTTTTAAAACTTCTAAAATATTCAAATAATATTAGAATTCAATGTGAAAAAATTATAGAAAATATAGATATAGATTTAAAAAAGTCTAAAAAAGATGTGAAAAAATATTTAAATAAATTCGGTAAAATTAATTTTATGTATATATTAAAAATCAATGAAATTTTAAATGGGAACGATAATACTAAAATATATGAAATAATAGAAGAAGTAGAAAAAAATAATGAATGCTATGAACTTAAATCATTATCTGTAAATGGTAATGATTTAAAGGCTTTAGGATATAAGGGTAAAGATATTGGAATTAAGCTAAATGCTTTATTAGAGCTAGTTATTGAAGATTCTGAACTTAATGACAAATTAAAGCTAATTGAAATGTTAAATGATACGCCAATTTAG
- a CDS encoding SpoIVB peptidase S55 domain-containing protein: protein MKKRYIILVASIILFILGISNNINSSEKEKKYLVPMGNIIGISANTEGVLILDSEEYIGGIRSGDSIVSIEGINVNSNQDVKKILNKCKKNYVDAVINRDGGYFNKKLKVNKINGEYKLGIWIRDKISGIGTMTFYDPKSSNFGALGHAIKDKDINELIKVKSGKIYNAKDTKILKGKDGYVGHIKADFSDEKHIGYFDKNNKFGINGKLTTYDNSRKYNMIEVGNKKEIQTGKANILFQNESGEVEKYDVNIKKVNYTNKNDGKDMVIEVTDERLINYTGGIVQGMSGAPIIQNNKIIGALTHVFLDNSKIGYGIFIDKMII from the coding sequence ATGAAAAAAAGATATATTATTTTAGTAGCATCTATAATTCTATTTATACTAGGGATTTCAAATAATATTAATAGTAGTGAAAAAGAGAAGAAATATTTGGTCCCTATGGGTAATATTATTGGGATAAGTGCTAATACTGAAGGTGTTTTGATATTAGATAGTGAAGAATACATAGGTGGAATAAGATCTGGAGATAGCATAGTAAGTATAGAAGGTATAAATGTAAATAGTAATCAAGATGTAAAAAAAATTTTAAATAAATGTAAAAAAAATTATGTAGATGCTGTTATAAACAGAGATGGAGGATATTTTAATAAAAAGCTAAAAGTAAATAAAATAAATGGAGAATACAAATTAGGTATATGGATAAGAGATAAAATTTCTGGAATTGGAACTATGACATTTTATGATCCTAAAAGTAGTAATTTTGGGGCATTAGGACATGCAATAAAAGACAAAGATATTAATGAACTAATAAAAGTAAAAAGTGGAAAAATATATAATGCTAAAGATACTAAAATTTTGAAGGGGAAAGATGGATACGTAGGACATATCAAAGCAGATTTTAGTGACGAGAAACATATTGGATATTTCGATAAAAATAACAAATTTGGTATAAATGGAAAATTAACGACATATGATAATAGCAGAAAATATAATATGATAGAAGTAGGCAATAAAAAAGAAATACAAACTGGTAAGGCTAATATTTTGTTTCAAAATGAAAGTGGAGAAGTAGAAAAATACGATGTGAATATTAAAAAAGTAAATTATACCAATAAAAATGATGGAAAAGATATGGTTATTGAAGTTACTGATGAAAGGTTAATTAATTATACTGGAGGAATAGTGCAAGGTATGAGTGGAGCGCCTATAATACAAAATAATAAAATAATCGGTGCACTAACTCATGTTTTTCTAGATAACTCTAAAATAGGATATGGAATTTTTATAGATAAGATGATAATATAA